In the Thermodesulfobacteriota bacterium genome, one interval contains:
- a CDS encoding class I SAM-dependent methyltransferase, whose protein sequence is MNRPIASSTKWPYGMVSLSRTEIHEKVMAIAQKEPRGRALDVPTGTGILAARLKKLGFEVQCCDIDPTYFSAPDLTLDIGDLNRSLPYPADLFDLITCVEGIEHLENPFNAIREFSRVLKPGGKLILTLPNYLNIERRLRFLITGLFSKIPSPKKLGRDRFEHLYMLHLSPLTFPILRLMMEHCGFKILFLDRDKEKRRMRWLLPLVWAIRCYCSFWTEEKKEDYHLKETLSDPLIMGGNTLIVV, encoded by the coding sequence TTGAACCGACCGATTGCTTCTTCAACAAAATGGCCCTATGGGATGGTCTCCCTCTCCCGGACGGAGATCCACGAGAAGGTAATGGCGATTGCCCAGAAGGAACCCAGGGGGAGGGCCCTCGATGTCCCTACGGGAACGGGGATTTTGGCGGCCCGGCTTAAAAAATTGGGATTCGAAGTCCAATGCTGTGATATCGATCCAACTTATTTCTCTGCTCCAGACTTGACGCTCGATATTGGTGACCTGAATCGCTCGCTTCCGTATCCTGCTGACCTGTTTGATCTGATTACCTGCGTGGAAGGGATCGAACATCTCGAGAACCCTTTTAATGCGATTCGAGAGTTTTCCCGGGTCCTCAAACCGGGGGGGAAATTGATTCTCACCCTTCCTAATTACCTCAATATCGAGAGAAGGTTAAGGTTTCTCATCACTGGATTATTTTCTAAAATCCCTTCGCCTAAAAAATTGGGAAGAGATCGGTTCGAACATCTTTACATGCTCCACCTTTCTCCTTTGACCTTTCCGATCTTGAGGTTGATGATGGAGCATTGTGGATTCAAAATCCTCTTTCTCGACCGAGATAAGGAAAAAAGGCGAATGAGGTGGCTTCTTCCCTTGGTGTGGGCCATCCGATGCTACTGCTCTTTCTGGACGGAAGAGAAAAAGGAAGATTACCATTTAAAAGAGACCCTTTCAGATCCTTTGATCATGGGCGGAAATACTTTGATCGTGGT